The genomic segment CCCGTCGGCCAGCGTGCCCACCACCTCGGCGCCCGGCACCATCGGCAACGACGACGCCGACAGGTACGAGTTCTCGGCCTGATGCGTGTCCGCGTAGTTGACGCCGGCTCGGGAGACGTCCAGAACGTGGTCTCCGACCGGATCGGGCAGCTCCGTCGGGACCAACACCTCCGGCCCGCCGAACGACGTGATCTGGATCGCCTTCATCAGCCCTCCCGGAACGCGGCTTGAACGGACGTGTCGGCCGACGGGGCCTTGTCTCCGGCGTCGGTGCGCGGGCCGGGGACGTTGCGGAACGCGAACGGTTCCGGAGTACGTCCGACCTGCACGAACCAGGCCTCACCGGTACCGGAGCCGGCCAGGATCGAGTCGAACGCGGCCACCACGTCGGAGACCTCGAGCAGCGGGACCCCGGCCCCGAGCAACGCGTCCCGGACGTCGGCGATGATCGCGGTCTCGGCGAACGAGGGGCACAGCGCGTTCACCCGGATGCCGTCCCCGGCGTAGAGCGGCCCCAGCGCACGCACCAGCCCGACGACCGCGGCCTTGTTGGCGCCGTAGATCGGGTCGAACGGCACCGCGGTGAGCCCGGCCAGGCTCGCGGTCGCGACGATGTTGCCGCCGCCGCGCGCCTTCAGCGCGGGCAGCGCCGCGTGCACGCCGTAGACGACCCCGTCGAGGTTGATCGACATGACCCGGCGGTAGGCCTCGGGCGAGAACCCCTCCTCGAGCCCGAATCCGGTGGCGACGCCCGCGTTGAGGAACGCGAGGTCGAGCCCCCCGAACGCGTCGGTGGCCGCGGCGACGGCGGCGAGGCTGTCGGCCGGGTCGGTGACGTCGCACCGCCGGAACACCCCGCCGACCTCGTCCGCGACCGCCGAGCCCCGGTCGACGTCCACGTCGGTGACCAGCACGCGATAGCCCTGCGCGGCCAGCCGGCGCGCGACCGCGGCACCGATCCCGCCCGCCCCTCCGGTGACCCAGGCTGCCTTTGCCATCCGAACCTCCTCCGCGTCCCTATCTAACTTACTGACTCGTCGGTTACTTTAGGGAGCACTTCGA from the Cryptosporangium phraense genome contains:
- a CDS encoding SDR family oxidoreductase, whose protein sequence is MAKAAWVTGGAGGIGAAVARRLAAQGYRVLVTDVDVDRGSAVADEVGGVFRRCDVTDPADSLAAVAAATDAFGGLDLAFLNAGVATGFGLEEGFSPEAYRRVMSINLDGVVYGVHAALPALKARGGGNIVATASLAGLTAVPFDPIYGANKAAVVGLVRALGPLYAGDGIRVNALCPSFAETAIIADVRDALLGAGVPLLEVSDVVAAFDSILAGSGTGEAWFVQVGRTPEPFAFRNVPGPRTDAGDKAPSADTSVQAAFREG